The nucleotide sequence ACGCGCGTCTGTCTGATGACCGGTCGTTATCCGTTCCGCTTTGGAAAAGCCGGATCAAAATGGGGAGATTTTCCCCGTGACGCCGAAGGGATTACCATCGGCAACCGCATGCAACAGGCCGGATATGCCACTGCTGTCACCGGTAAATGGCAACTCTGCATGATGAAAAACGACAAACAGCACCCCAGCCGCGTGGGGTTTGATGAATGGTGTCTGTTCGGGTGGCACGAAGGGGGCCGCTATCATCATCCCCTGATTTATCAGAACGGATCACTGCGAGACGACGCATCCAGTCTGTACGGACCTGAAGTTTATGCTGACTTCCTGATCGATTTCATGAAACGCAGCCATAACGCCGGCAAACCATTTTTTGCCTATTACCCGATGGCGCTTTGCCACGACGTAACAGACGACCTGAAGGACGAACACGTCGCCTACTACAAATATGGCCGCTGGATGACCTACGGTGAGATGATTGCTTCCATGGATGATATGGTCGGCAAAGTCGTCGCCTCCCTGAATGAGATGGGCGTGCGCGACAACACCCTGATCATTTTCACCACCGATAATGGCACTCCTGCTGCCAGTTATCTGACTGTGAATGAGAATGGAAAAATGGTGCGTCCCAAAGTCGTCTCGGTACAAAACGGGAAAATCGTCCCTGGTGGAAAAGGGAAACTTGACGACACCGGTACACGCGTGCCTCTCATCGCCAACTGGCCCGGTCACATCAAAGCCGGAACCGAGGTAGACGATATGGTTGACATGAGCGATTACCTGCCCACGGTCGCAGAAATCGCGGGGTTAAAAGAAGCGGACGTCCCCCGCGATGGTATCAGTTTCGCTCCTGTCCTGTTCGGTCAACCTGATCACAGAAAAACGCGGGAATGGATTTACATTGAGCTCCGTAATAAAAGCTGCGTGCGTTCCCCGGACTGGAAGTTATACCGAGACGGGAGGTTTTACAACCTGCAGCAGGATCCCGGAGAAAAATCGTCCCTGAAAGCAGACCTGCTGACCGGAGAAGCAAAGCAGAACCATGCGGAACTAACAAAAGTTCTCCGTGAACTGCAGGGCCCCCTCACACAACCTTAAATCGCCTGTAGACCAGTTGACAGGTATTTCAGAGCGTTGAAGATTCAGCGTTTGTCTTCAGGAATCTGAAACGAAGTTGTGTTAGAGCACGCCAGACTTAACCATAGCGTCTCCCGAACTATTAGACACAATCCAAATAGTTTTTGAGACGCTATAGTAAAGCCGGAGATCGTAAGATTACTGATCGTTTCCGCCAGATTAATTTTCGACTTTAAAGATATGACGGCCATTGCCATAGACGGGATTCGTCGCTGATACCTGAATTACTTTGAGTCACTGAGATTCTGGTTCGCCAGCGTCTTTTGATACAATGATATGAGCGACGGTTCCTTTACCAATTTCCGACTCCAGACGAAATTTCCCTTTGATCAGCGAAAGACGAAACTCGATATTGCTTAACCCCATCCCCCCTGCATCCGACTGATGTGTTTCCAGGTGTTGTGGATCAAAACCAACTCCCTCATCGGTAACCGTGATTTCCACATCCTGGTCTGAAACAGGATGCATACAGACATGGGCATGTGTGGCCTGAGAATGTTTAACAACATTAAACAGCACCTCACGAATACATTCGTAGAGTACGATTTTTGTCAGTTCTGCCTGCGGACTGACAGCATGATCCAGTTCCAGTGTCACTGTCAGATTGTATCGTTCCAGCATATTATGCGCTAACCATTCGAGCGCCAACGCCAGACCTTCCTCATGCAGAACCACCGGATTCAACTCTGCGGTCAGTGAACGCGTGACTTCAAGACTCTGGTTTAACAGTTCATCTGCCCGCGCCAGTGTCAGATTTTCTGATTCAGAGTGCGCTTCCTTCCTGGCAATTCCCAGGTGGATGCGTACCCCGATCAATAACTGCTGGAGATGATCGTGCAGTATATTGGCCAGTTGGCGACGCTCCCGCTGTGCAGCGACAGCAACTGCCCGCGTCAGTTCGGCCTGCTTCTGTTCAGCCTGCTTTCGCTCGCTGATATCGACAATAATACCGGCGAAGATTTCAAACTGAGGCAGATCGGTGACAGACAGTTCAATCGGAATCAAAGTGCCATTGCGATGGCAGGCTTGCAGTTCACGCCGTGCTCCGACGATATTTGAAATCCCCGTTTCCAGATACTGGGCAATATAATGATCGTGATTTTCCCGAATCGGCTGAGGCGTAAGCATGCTGACATTCTGACCGATCGCTTCACTCGCGGTATAACCAAACATCTTTTCTGCGGCAGGGTTAAAGGAATGGATCATCCCCCGGCGGTTGATCGTAATCACCGCTTCGATGGCCGCCTCGACTATCGCGTTTAACTGGGCCTGCGTTTGGCGTAACTTGCTGGATACAACCTGCTCTGCTCGAATCCGCTGAAGCGATTTTCGGAGAAGTTCGTTATCAACCGGTTTGATAAAATAATCCGCAATTTCGTTTCGGAAGGCGAGGATCATATTTTGAACTTCTGTTCGAGAAGTAATTATGATTAACTCGGCATCCTTCGCCAGATGCTGTATCCGGGGAAGTAATTCATCCGTTCTACCATCAGGTAATTCATGCTCAAGAATGATCAGGAAGTAATCTGACCAGTTATCGCGGTCCATCAGTTGCGCGACGGTCTCCACGGTATCGACCTGGAAACCTTCTAGCGAGAGAATCTGCATGATCTGTAATCGGGATTCCGGATCAGGTTCGACCAGCAGTACTGGAAATCTTTTTCTGTCTGACATAGTCCTGTCCCTCAGAGCAAATACGGTGAAACCGCCAGGTCAGCCACTGAAAAGCTACTCATTTTCCGTAACGCTGTAAATAAGAATGATCGAATGGACACACGGAACCCTTCTGGGGATTTCCCCTATGAAACTACAGCTGATTTTCCGATTACTGTTATGCTTCTGGTCGTATAAGCTGATTTCTACTGACATCCTGCATCAAACCGGAAGGATCGCGAGCATTTTATCCAAGTAATCAGAACATCCCACTGCGATTACTGGAGTCATTATCGCACGTTACTTTGCTATTCATACAGCCGAAACAGGAACTTAATAAAAGTTGTGACAATAAGGCTGTTAAAGCAATCTCGCCTGAATATACCACACAACATCAGGATAGTCTGTTTTCTTTGTCAGATTCAACAGGACAAATTTAGGAGAACGCTGTGAAACTGCAGAACAAAGCAAGAATTGATTTCAACCCCAGTCCGGATCGGCAGCTCAGATCACGGATCAGAAGAGCATTGCATGCCCAGGGATATGCAGTTTTGAACGCGATTCGAATTGAAGTCCACCAGGGAGAAGTATATCTGGAGGGAACTGTTACTTCTTATTTCATGAAGCAGATGGCGCAAGTTCTGATTCTGACATTCGACGAAGTCAGAAAAGTTCATAATTTATTAAGAGTGGACGCACCGGAGCCGCAGTCTGAAGTAAAATTGTTCCCAGATCAGGACCATTCATTGGAAAACATTTCTCGGAAAGTATCACAGACTGATCAATGTGAACGACCAGAAAATGTCGATGTCTCTTCTGAGATAATTTAAGACCGGGGATTGTCTTTTACAGACTCGAAGGTGTCTGGTTGCGAATAATATTCCAATATCGACGGACCAAATTCAATCGGGAGTTTTGCAGCCCGCCAGTCAATCTTTCCCGGCTCATAATCGAAGACACTCTGATACCCCAGTTCCAGAAGACACTGAGTTGCCAGTTCCGACTGGCGGCATTCAAAGTTCAGACTATAAACCACAATTGTCTGACTCCGTTCAGGAACCAGAATCAGGGCGCGCTCATTAAAGCAATCACTCAAAGGTACATTGATGGCACCTGGCAGATGATATTCCAGAAAAGAAACCGCGGGCAAAACTTCGACCAGCGTCAGGCCCGAGCACGTCTCTAGAAGCTCCCGTAATTCATTTCTACTGATAGTCACCATCGATATCAGATCCTGTCAACAATAGTCATATGCTTCAAGAGACTCCCAGATGAAGTATTGAATGTAACAACCTGCAGCAGATGATATCTATCGGGTAATATTCGAATGACCTTATCGGGGAATACCCTACTGAAACTGTTCTGTCTCGGAGTGAGGCACTTTTCAACATTCAGTTCAGCAAATCATTTATTTCTTCTCCAGGACCCATTGAATTGCATGTCGGGTCAATGCAGTCGCATTTTCCAGATTCAGCTTGTGTTTGATATTTTCCCGGTAAGTTTCCACAGTTTTAGAACTTAAATTCAATTTCTGAGCAATTGAACGGGTCGTTTCACCTTCACCAATCTGTTCAAACACTTCCAGCTCTCGGTCGGACAGACTTTCGATCGGAGACTGGTCTGAATAATTATCTGAGCCGATTGAGCGACAGATCATGCGTTCCGTCACCGCGGCACTCAGATATACTTTTCCTTTTAAGACCTGGTAAATCGCTTTAATCAACTGCTCTGGGGCCTGTTGCTTGTTTACATATCCCAAAGCTCCGGCACGGAGAGAACGTTCTGCGAATAATGTTTCATCATGCATGGATACGGTCAGCATTTTGATCTGGCTGAACTGTGCTTTGACATCTTTGATCAATTCCAGACCGCTACCATCTTTCAGGGAAATATCGACGATGATCAGGTCCGGAGGATTCTCCATGATTTTCCTGATCGCATCTACTTTACTGTCGGCTTCCCCGCAGACCTGTAAATCGTCCTGATGTTCTATCAGGCGTGAATAGCCTTCCCGGACAATCGGATGATCGTCAACGATCATCACCTTTGTCTTCTGCTGATTTACCTGGCTCATATGTTGATTTCTAAAATCAATTCCTGAACTGATACAGGAAGACGCGAAGTCGTTATTTCTTCCAATCCCTTGACTATCAGACATACTGCATCCCATCGTGCCTTACGACATGAATGAGTATAACTATTAGCTCGCCATTTCGGGAAGTTCAGTACCAGCCGTTATTTCAGTTCTCGAAGTAATTGTCTCAGGCAGGAAATACTGATAGTTCAGCCGCACAATCCGTTTCCATGACTGAAAACGAGCTTTAATCAGGTGGGAGAGAAGATTTCTGATATGCCTCACGAACTTGTTCAAATTCACGCTTTTCATTGGTGCGTAATTGAGCCAGGAGACTTTTAAGTTCCTCTAAGGCTTCATTCCAGTTTTTAAACGGAGGCACAGGCTGCTTGAGACGGGCGCTGAAATCATCAAGTCTGGTGAGAAATTCATTATGCTGCTCCCGAAAATCAGGCACCATGATGCAAAACCCGGGTTCCTCATCCATAAGTGGTGTAAAATACCCCTCCTGTTCTTCATCATTGAAATGCCTGGAAAGGAGGTCCCGCAATCCTTCCATCCGGATTCCCATTTCACCATACTTCGGCAAACCGTGCTCATCCAGTTCAGTCCACCATTGATTCAAATCCTTAATATGAGACAGAATCTGTTCATGCTCATCGAGCAGATATTGTAAATGCTCATGTGTGTTGATCATGGATTCCACCGGACGATCCATTTTACCTTGTTGTTTCATGTTGGTGTGCTCCTTTCTCCAGACAGTCTCCAGTTTTCCTATTACGTCTCAAAGGTAAATTGAACCGAAGTACATAGTTTGAGAGACGCTATGGTTAAATATGATGCGGTTCACTTTCGCTGAGTCAAATTCGTCTCACTGTATGGGTTTAAATATCTGAGAGCTATCTGAGACGGTGATCTATGTGTAATAACGCTGCAATGAGAAATCGATTCGTCAAACTCACAGTACACTCTCAATTGCTCCGAGTTGAAGATAAGGTGCTTAAGCTGATTCTTCTGAAGCAACTGTTTAAAAGTCTCTATTTTTCCCAGGTTGAATGACAAAGCAGGTGTGCCACAAATAAATGATCAGTGACACACCTTTCATGTATTTCTGAAACAGACTCCAGTAGAATTATTTTGCGACAGGTTTTACATTAATTTTATGTGGCTTCATTGATTCACACTTCGGTAGTGTGATTGTCAGAACACCATTTTCACAATTTGCTTCGACCTGATCTTCTTCTACATCGCAAGGCAACGTGACTGAGCGGGAAAAACTGCCTGTACGACGTTCCATACGATGAAACATCTTTCCCTTTTCCTCATGCTCTTCCTTACGTTCTCCCGTGATTCGCAGGAGATTGCCGGATACTTCCACGTCAATTTCTTCAGGTTGGATTCCGGGAACATCCATTCTGATTTCAATGTGGTTGTTCGTTTCAGACAAATCGAGATTCGCAGTATACCCCTGTGTCAGCCATCCGTTGCCAAAATCGTCTGAAAAACGATTCAACAGGTTATCCATCTCATTCCGGAACGATAAAAACGGCGCCCGCCCCATAAAAGATGACAAATCCTGCGAAAAACGTGACAGCGGCCTGGTCTTTACTTCATTCTTAGTGGATTGTTCTGGTTTCTTTTTTTCTGATGACACTGTAGTTGCCATAACTCATTTTCTCCTTAAAAATAAATTGATTCAGAAAACACAGCTTAATTTTCAGTATTGGTACGGGAAGATCTCGTATCACACTGCATTACAAACAGAACTGATTGCTCTGATCCTGATGCGGATTTTTTCGTATCCGACTTACCAGGTACCACTTCGGAATACCGCTTAGAAGCAGTTGTTCTGAATATGTTTTGACAATAGTTTTTTCAGTCGAGAGATATTCGCTTCTTCCTGAGTCTTGATTTCTTTCCAAAATCGTCTCAGATCCGCATGCCCTTCGGCATTGGCAATATATTGATCACAGCGCCACAAAGCGTCCAATCTCTTACTCAACTCATGAATCATGTCATGATCATGGTCGGCACATCCTTTTGTTTCACCAATATGTTCCATTTGCTGTTCGGCGATCATTGTCATCATGCACTCCTTTTTCAGATTGATTTTTGAAGAAATAAAAACAACCACTTTACACTGAAAATATAAAGTCTCAGTTACTAAAAGAATCAGGGGGGATTGTGATTCATGGATAGGGATTTCCCCTATAAAAGCAGTCGGTTCATTCACCATTTAGAATGGATTTACAACCCCTGGAGGTGAATGTAAGTTAGAAACAGATTGGTTATCTGTTTCAAAACACTGCTCTGCAGGCAGTATGTTGCACACTCATCAATCAGAAAAGGAGAGATAACATGACAGTAGGTCGTATCTGCTCAAGAGAAGTTGATTTAATTGACGCCGATGAATCAGTACAGGTCGCTGCAGATCGGATGAATTCCCGCAATGTCGGGACTCTGATTGTGCTGGATGAGGAATCGCATCCCATTGGTATGATTACGGATCGCGACCTCGCTCTGCGTATTGTCGGAAAGGCACGGGATTCCATTCAAACCCTGGTGTCCGAAGTGATGACCAGATTTCCTGATAACGTCAACGAAGAGACGACCATTGAGCTGGCGCTTTCAAAAATGAGGGCAGGCGGATTTCGCAAACTTCCCGTAGTCGATAATGAGGGAAAACTGGTTGGCGTGCTGACACTGGATGATATTCTGGAACTGCTCAGTACCGAATTCACAGAAATCGGCAGGTTGATAAAAAAGGAGAGCCCGACCAGTCTGGCAGGTTAGACTGTGACCAGCTTTACAATAACGTCTCTAAAGACATCTGGACCGGGTATTTTCGATCGAAAGACTCTATGGTTAACGATGATGCCCTCTCGATCACTTTCTGAGCCAATTCTTAGAGCCGATATTTATTTTTGATTTAATTCAGCCAGTGCAGCCTCCGCTGCCTGGCGATGACCTTTTGACACAGATGGATCTTTCAGGAGTTCACGATAGACGTTGAGCGCCTGATCGATCTGATCTGTCGCAGACAACAGACTTGCCTGTGACAGCATCATCTCGTGGCGCCAGAATCCTTTGAGGTCTCCGGTCTTCACAAGGCTCAAAACCTTGGATGCTTCGCCGTATTTCTGTTGTCGTATCAGAATCCGTATCGCTCCCTGCACGGAACGAAACTGATCTGCCGAACCGATATGCCCTGCGGAAAGATAATTCTGCTGGTATGCATCCAGCGCCAATTTATCATCCTGCAGATTCATTTCCCTGTTGTGGCCCATCATGACCAGAATACTGGACTTGAGACGGGGTTCAGAAGTTAACGCCAGCGCCTGTTGCAAATCCGCTTCTGCTTTCTTCCCGTCTTTTACTCTCAAATAGGCGCGGGCCCGGACAAATGCACCAGCGCCTGCCTGCCAGAAGGGCCACTGCGCCAGGTCTTCATCTCCATATTGATCGATAACGGATTGATAGTTTCGCTGGCTCAACAGATTTTCCATCCGGGCTGTTTTTTGAATTGACTCCACCGGAATCTGATCAGTAAGTTGGCCGGCACGATCAAACGCTTTGAGCGCACGTGCACAATCTGATGCTTTCTCCAGAGCAGTCGACTTCTGGATGGGAGTGATGTTTTTATTTTCGCTCAAAGCCACATAAGCGGCTTCAGCAGCTTGATATTTACGTTTTCTCATCAATTTATTTGCCACCCGTTCCGCAATCAAATAATCGGTTACACTCTCATCTGCCGGAAACTGATGTGATAACCCACGGTAGAAATGTGCAAACTTCATCGGTTCGTGGAAACCAGCTGTACCTGTGGGAGCAAAAGCAGAATATTCAGAACCATTTTCGCGAATCCGCTGGCGACAGATATTAACATACCAAGGCAGACTCCGGGTTGGTTTATGGCCGATCACCTGATGCAGCGGATCGTTTTCATCCGACACGACGGGAATCCGGATCTCAACAGTCCAGTACCCATCGCCAACCTGAGTCGCAACTTCCGCCTGGGAATCCCAGCGGAACCAGTTGTTTTTGTCCGTTCCGCGATCCAGGTCGATCAATGCTCCTGCCGGGTTCACAACGATCTGATAATAACTGTGTGACTCCGTATTCAGCAGTATTTCGACCGCATCACCGTACCAGATCGCCTGATCTCCTTTTTTCGTTGTCGTGCTGACTGGCGATTGTCCCGGGGCTTCTTCACATCGAATCGCAAAATACAGATCTCTCCCAATCCAGCAACTCTTGATCGACGTACCGTAGATGGGCTGCCGGCCTGTCTGTAGCTCGCGTAACCGACCGGTTGATGCAGTGGGCAGCTTCTCCCAGAGCTTATCATCAAGTTTACCGTCGATCTGAATATCGCCGAGTGGATCTCCCACCAGTCTCAGAGTGGGAACCGGTCCCCGTTTCTGAGCCAGTTGCTTACTCTTATTTCGCAGCCCATTCAGATAGAGATCAACCAGACGAATTCGTTGCCCATAGATAGAATCTTCGTCGACCTTTGATTTCGCTGCCTCAAACAACAGCAGAGCATGTTCTGACTGTTCCCTCTTTTTTTCCATTTCGCGCCAGTGGTTTTCACAGTACGAAAAGAATTCGCGCATCGCGGGAGCGGCCGGGCCGTAAAACAGCCGACAGTATTCATCAAACATCTCCACAACGTTCTGATCCTTACCGCCCCAGTACATTCTCGCAGTGAAGTAAATCAGGAAATGGTTATATCCAATCGCATTTTCTCCAAAATCCATGGTCAGCCAGATATCTTCCCCCGACGACGTCCCTTTCGTGGCATTGATACTGTCCCCTAATACTTGCGGGATATAAGCCGGGAGATAGAAACCTCGTCCGGTAAAGGGGTAGTTTTCAAAGATAATCACGGGGCGATCGGTTTTCTTCGCCCAGTCCTGACGCAATTGCATCAGTTCCTCTCGTGATTCGCCCGTTGGTCTGCGTCCGCCGACTATGATGACCTGCAGGTTCGGTTCCAGCTTGTCAATATTAAGAGGCGGTTGTGTATAAGTCCCATACGCACAATTGGATATCCGTTTATCAGGATGCGTTTTCCGAACTTCTTTTGCGACGCGGTTTACAAATTCCCAGACATAGTCTGAGAAGGCACCACGATAACCCCGCTCGGGTGTATCTTTACCTTTACAGAGTTCACACTGACAGATTGCCGTATATCCATCAGGAGGCATGACCGAGACCTCATCCATCTGGAAGTGATCGAACTGGGCACGTACAGATCGCACTGTCTCCTGAAAGAGTTCCTCATTCGAGTAACACAACTGGTTCAGACGTTTGCCTGGCTGAGTGTCTCGTTTATCACCATACAAAGCAAACCAGTTCGGATGGTTTTTCAACGTATACTCATTATGAGTCATATGATCGAGACCATGCGCTGCCTGTCTGCCGTAGGGCTCTCGAAGCCCCAGCCGCATGCCCCACATCGCCGCTTCACGCCCGTAAACAGCGAACCGGAAATTCAATGTCCGCAGGGGGAAATCAGGTTCGACCGTCTGATCAATCTCGGGCAATGCGATCGTTTTGAGCTTTGGAACAATCTCACCTGAGTCTCCGGGCAGATACCATCGCACCCCCAGACTTCGCAGATATCCGCAAACAGCATTAAAAGACCCCCGTTCGTCGAATCCCCAGACATTCACGTTTCCGTCTTTATCGACTTTCTGTTCACGCGGAGTGCCGAACAGACTGGCGGCTCCCGTGTAATGCTTGCGCATTTGAGAATGCGGATACCCCCAGTGCTCACCCGTAATTTCATCCCAGGCAGCCTGCATTTTGCCACTGACAATATCATTATTACTTCGTGGCCAGGGCTCAATGGGAACAAAATCGGTATCATCGCCGATCAGCGCCAGCCAGTTCTTTCCAGAAACTATGCGATAGGCACCATACTTCATATTGTCTGAAGTGATCCCCAGTCTTTTCGTGTGAGTACTGCTGCCTATATAAATTTTAACCGGAACTTCCGCGGTTGGCTCAGCAACGATCTTTAATTCTGCACCCGATATTTTTTTCAGGTAAGTCTGCATCTCCTGGGCCGCCAGACGTGTGGTCCGGGAAGGTTTTTTTGATATCACAATTTCCGCTTGTGGCTGACCATTCTGGATGAGAAATGCATCTGCGGCCAGAAGTGGCATCGGGAAAGACAGCAGAAAAGCGAGCACAGAAAAGAGACCGTTTTTGATCATGGAAATTCCTATCTGTTTTTTGCAGGGAGGTTAAATCATTGCTTTTCATTCTGTAGTTCAGCCTGTTAAAACACAAGTAATTTGTTTCGGATACCAGGCTGGCCCGGAAAGCGTGTATTAAATCATTCTGAATCTGGCAAGCTGGTGCGTGGTTGTTTACAATACTTTTCATTGCATTTAGCAGCCAGCCTTCCCACTTAAGTCAGTAAACCTGCACAGAGTGAAAACCACTCATAAGTATTTCCTGTTTCTGTGAAAGACGCCTCATGACCAGACCTAATTTAAAACACAATTCATTCATCATACTGATTTCCTTATTCTGGTTGACAACTGCGGCATCCGGTTTCGCTGCTGAAAAACAGGCTGTTTTTAAAGCAGGCGCAGCAACCAGTAATATCACTCCTCCGCTGGGGCAACTGATCGTCGGGGGCTGGAAACCAATCCCGGCCACCCAGGTCCATGATGAGTTGCACGCACGAAGCATCGTTCTTGATGATGGTCAAACCCGGTTGGCCATCGTTTTATGCGATAATGTCGGTATCCCGGAATCCGTTTTTGACCTGGCTAAAGATCAGGCACACAAAGCCACCGGAATTCCCAAATCTCACATACTGCTGGCTTCAACGCACACGCATTCTGCTACCACCGCGCGAGGGCCTTCCAAGGTCATTCGAGAGACTGAGTTCACTGAATACCAGAAGTTTCTGGCAAACCGAATTTCCGATAGTATTCGGCGCGCTCTATTTCAACTGGAACCGGCACGGATTGGCTGGGGCAAGGCAGAGGAACCATCGGAACTTCACAATCGCCGCTGGTTTGTGAATGATACGAGCCTTCTGACCAATCCGTTTGGAGGCATCGATCGGGTAAGGATGAATCCCCCGCGGGCTCATAAATCACTGGATCGCCCAGCGGGCCCTACAGACCCGGAAATCAGCTTTATCTCAATTCAAAGTCTGGATCAGCGTCCCATCGCTTTACTCGCCAATTATTCACTGCATTATGTGGGGGGAGTGCGATCGGGAGAAGTTTCAGCCGATTATTTTGGTTACTTTGCCCGGATCATCACTAAAAAGCTGAATGCGGAAAATCAACACCCGCCGTTTGTCGGAATTTTATCCAATGGAACCAGTGGAGATGTCAACAACATCAACTTTACTCAGAAAAACGGACGTCGCTACAAAAAGTATGAAAAAATGCAGGAAGTTGCTGAAAAGGTGGCCAGCCGGGTTCAGGAAGCACATGCCCATATCAAATTTCATGACTGGGTGCCCCTTGCCGCAACCACCGCCAGTTTGCCTCTGAAGCTCAGAAAACCGACTCCCGAAATGCAGGAACATTTTGCCAAAGTGATGTCCGCTCCCAAAGACAAGACACGCACGCGACACTCACGGGAAGAAATTTATGCAGAACGAATTGCCGGCCTGAAAGATGCTCCGGATGAAATTAAGATCCCCCTGCAGGTCATTCGAATTGGTGATCTTGGCATCGCTGCGATTCCGTTCGAAACGTTTACGGAAACAGGTCTGGAACTCAAAGAACGCAGTCCTTTCGCGGAAACATTCACGATCGAACTGGCAAATGGCTCCTTCGGTTATTTACCAACTCCAGAACAACATCGCTGGGGTGGTTATGAAACCTGGTTGGGAACCAATTATGTCGAAAAGGATGCATCCACAAAAATCGTATCAACATTGCTGGACCTTTTTCAATCGCTTAAAGACAGGCAGCTCTCAACACAGGTCAAGTAACTGGTAATTGACAATAAAAAACGGATGATCTGAAACAGCTCAGATCATCCGTATCTATCCTTTGATGCAGTCGATAAAACTCAATCAGTTAGTTTTATCACCATCGCCTTCCGGCTCTGGCAGACGCACAAGCATCCAGGTCTGTGTCTTTTCTGCATTAAAGTGGACCAGAACATCAGTCTGATCTTTCGTCAGATTGTAGATCCCTGTCTCCATCACCAGGTCGGGATTGGAACCGTCTGAGAAACGCCAGGATGCCCTTTGATTCTCCTTCTCAACCATTCCCTCTACGGGGTGAGACACCTGTGTGATATCATTATAGAAGGTGCCGGCAATCACGCCTTCCTTATTGACGGCCAACTGCAAAACCATATTGGTATCTTCGGAATCCGCATTTGTGATAGCATACACTCCCAGAGGCATCCACTCTGTCTGATCTTCTGAAGTATCTGAAGTATCTGAAGTATCTTTCGGAACCGAGTCTGCCAGAGCCACTGCCTGCTGATAATATTCATCTGCAGTCGCGACTGGCTGATCTCCATAATAGACCGAGTTATCCTGGTAGTAAATATTTTCACCATAATCATAGTAGGAAGGGGTGTTCCACCAGCCTGTGAACCAGCCTGTTAAAGCAACCGCAGTCACAGGTCGCCACCAGTAACCTGCAGGATAACGCCCCCAGCCATGCTGGTAGCGCCAGGCAGGGCTGTTCCAGCCGGGACGATTCGACCACCACGAACGGTTGAACGCATTCACGTGTCGTCCATTCCAGTTATTTCTAACATTATTACCAACCCGGACATTATTTTTGTTGATCTGATTGATCGAAATATTATTTTTACCGGGACCTCGATTATTTCCGATATTGATATTATTACGATCTCCACTACCGGGACGATTAACGATATCGGGTCGGTTACCATTTCCAGGTCGATTGCCATTCCCGGGACGGTTAACGATATCCGGTCGATTTCCGTTTCCAGGCCGATTCCCAATCTCCGGTCGATTTCCACTGCCGGGTCGGTTCACAATATTAGAACCATTACCGATCTCAGGACGATTGCCGCTACCGGGACGGTTACCTGAGTTGCCATTACCTGGTAGATGGAGGAA is from Gimesia maris and encodes:
- a CDS encoding sulfatase-like hydrolase/transferase, whose amino-acid sequence is MNFIDVARCFVTGIALFIPACLFAAESKPNILLILADDVGSDAIGCYGGRSYPTPHIDALAKGGMKFNHAYAMPVCHPTRVCLMTGRYPFRFGKAGSKWGDFPRDAEGITIGNRMQQAGYATAVTGKWQLCMMKNDKQHPSRVGFDEWCLFGWHEGGRYHHPLIYQNGSLRDDASSLYGPEVYADFLIDFMKRSHNAGKPFFAYYPMALCHDVTDDLKDEHVAYYKYGRWMTYGEMIASMDDMVGKVVASLNEMGVRDNTLIIFTTDNGTPAASYLTVNENGKMVRPKVVSVQNGKIVPGGKGKLDDTGTRVPLIANWPGHIKAGTEVDDMVDMSDYLPTVAEIAGLKEADVPRDGISFAPVLFGQPDHRKTREWIYIELRNKSCVRSPDWKLYRDGRFYNLQQDPGEKSSLKADLLTGEAKQNHAELTKVLRELQGPLTQP
- a CDS encoding PAS domain S-box protein; the encoded protein is MSDRKRFPVLLVEPDPESRLQIMQILSLEGFQVDTVETVAQLMDRDNWSDYFLIILEHELPDGRTDELLPRIQHLAKDAELIIITSRTEVQNMILAFRNEIADYFIKPVDNELLRKSLQRIRAEQVVSSKLRQTQAQLNAIVEAAIEAVITINRRGMIHSFNPAAEKMFGYTASEAIGQNVSMLTPQPIRENHDHYIAQYLETGISNIVGARRELQACHRNGTLIPIELSVTDLPQFEIFAGIIVDISERKQAEQKQAELTRAVAVAAQRERRQLANILHDHLQQLLIGVRIHLGIARKEAHSESENLTLARADELLNQSLEVTRSLTAELNPVVLHEEGLALALEWLAHNMLERYNLTVTLELDHAVSPQAELTKIVLYECIREVLFNVVKHSQATHAHVCMHPVSDQDVEITVTDEGVGFDPQHLETHQSDAGGMGLSNIEFRLSLIKGKFRLESEIGKGTVAHIIVSKDAGEPESQ
- a CDS encoding BON domain-containing protein; protein product: MKLQNKARIDFNPSPDRQLRSRIRRALHAQGYAVLNAIRIEVHQGEVYLEGTVTSYFMKQMAQVLILTFDEVRKVHNLLRVDAPEPQSEVKLFPDQDHSLENISRKVSQTDQCERPENVDVSSEII
- a CDS encoding rhodanese-like domain-containing protein; this translates as MVTISRNELRELLETCSGLTLVEVLPAVSFLEYHLPGAINVPLSDCFNERALILVPERSQTIVVYSLNFECRQSELATQCLLELGYQSVFDYEPGKIDWRAAKLPIEFGPSILEYYSQPDTFESVKDNPRS
- a CDS encoding response regulator; translation: MSQVNQQKTKVMIVDDHPIVREGYSRLIEHQDDLQVCGEADSKVDAIRKIMENPPDLIIVDISLKDGSGLELIKDVKAQFSQIKMLTVSMHDETLFAERSLRAGALGYVNKQQAPEQLIKAIYQVLKGKVYLSAAVTERMICRSIGSDNYSDQSPIESLSDRELEVFEQIGEGETTRSIAQKLNLSSKTVETYRENIKHKLNLENATALTRHAIQWVLEKK
- a CDS encoding hemerythrin domain-containing protein; its protein translation is MKQQGKMDRPVESMINTHEHLQYLLDEHEQILSHIKDLNQWWTELDEHGLPKYGEMGIRMEGLRDLLSRHFNDEEQEGYFTPLMDEEPGFCIMVPDFREQHNEFLTRLDDFSARLKQPVPPFKNWNEALEELKSLLAQLRTNEKREFEQVREAYQKSSLPPD
- a CDS encoding Hsp20/alpha crystallin family protein, which translates into the protein MATTVSSEKKKPEQSTKNEVKTRPLSRFSQDLSSFMGRAPFLSFRNEMDNLLNRFSDDFGNGWLTQGYTANLDLSETNNHIEIRMDVPGIQPEEIDVEVSGNLLRITGERKEEHEEKGKMFHRMERRTGSFSRSVTLPCDVEEDQVEANCENGVLTITLPKCESMKPHKINVKPVAK